The following coding sequences are from one Rhineura floridana isolate rRhiFlo1 chromosome 2, rRhiFlo1.hap2, whole genome shotgun sequence window:
- the EIF2S1 gene encoding eukaryotic translation initiation factor 2 subunit 1, which translates to MPGLSCRFYQHKFPEVEDVVMVNVRSIAEMGAYVSLLEYNNIEGMILLSELSRRRIRSINKLIRIGRNECVVVIRVDKEKGYIDLSKRRVSPEEAIKCEDKFTKSKTVYSILRHVAEVLEYTKDEQLESLFQRTAWVFDDKYKRPGYGAYDAFKHAVSDPAILDGLDLTEDEKRVLIDNINRRLTPQAVKIRADIEVACYGYEGIDAVKEALRAGLCCSTESMPIKINLIAPPRYVMTTTTLERTEGLSVLSQAMAVIKEKIEEKRGVFNVQMEPKVVTDTDETELARQLERLERENAEVDGDDDAEEMEAKTED; encoded by the exons ATGCCTGGACTAAGTTGTAGGTTTTACCAGCATAAGTTTCCAGAAGTAGAAGATGTGGTCATGGTCAATGTCCGGTCCATTGCAGAAATGGGAGCCTATGTTAGCCTACTGGAATATAACAATATTGAGGGCATGATTTTACTCAGTGAGCTGTCCAGGAGACGTATCCGTTCTATAAACAAACTCATCCGAATTGGAAGAAATGAATGTGTTGTTGTCATAAGGGTTGATAAAGAGAAAG GTTATATTGACTTGTCAAAAAGAAGAGTTTCCCCAGAAGAGGCAATAAAATGCGAAGATAAATTCACCAAATCAAAAACA GTTTACAGCATCCTTCGCCATGTTGCTGAGGTTTTGGAATACACAAAGGATGAACAACTGGAGAGCCTGTTTCAGAGAACTGCTTGGGTATTTGATGACAAGTATAAAAGGCCTGGATATGGTGCATACGATGCCTTCAAGCATGCAGTTTC GGATCCTGCAATCCTTGATGGACTAGATCTGACAGAAGATGAGAAGCGTGTGTTAATTGATAATATCAATAGGCGTCTGACACCACAAGCAGTCAAAATTCGAGCAG ATATCGAAGTTGCATGTTATGGGTACGAGGGTATTGATGCAGTGAAAGAAGCTCTGAGGGCTGGCCTGTGCTGTTCTACAGAGAGCATGCCCATCAAA ATAAATCTGATAGCTCCTCCTCGATATGTGATGACCACTACAACACTGGAGAGGACTGAAGGCCTTTCTGTCCTTAGCCAAGCCATGGCTGTTATCaaagaaaagatagaagagaagaGGGGAGTCTTCAATGTGCAGATGGAA CCCAAGGTGGTTACTGACACTGATGAGACGGAGCTTGCAAGGCAGCTAGAAAGGTTGGAGCGTGAGAATGCTGAAGTGGATGGAGATGATGATGCTGAGGAGATGGAAGCAAAAACTGAAGACTAA